The Legionella spiritensis DNA segment AAAAAAACCTGCTTTAAGCAGGTTTTTTTTAGATATGTACAAGTCGGATAATGTCGTATGCTGGTTCTTCGTAAGGGTGAACTTCTTGTAGCGTTTTAATAACGTGATGGATTAAGGACTCACAGCAGAGCATTTCGACTTTAAATTCCTCTACGTAGGTTAGTTCGTGCTTTTCGCCAATAGCGGGATTCGCCTCTTCCTGCGGACAAAACTGTCCTAACCCCCTGGTTTGCCAGCATACCTGTTCGTAATAACCCAGCTTGCCCGCGCCGGCCTTGAACAAGGCTTGTTTTACCTGTTCAAGATGACTTTCCGGAACGTAAAAGGATAATTTAAATTCCGGATTCAGTTTTTCCATTTAATATTACATCCCAAGCTTGGTTTTTGCTCTCCATCGACGGCTTTATCAGATAACAGGCAATCCAGAGCATGTCTGATAGATGCGCCGTTAACTTCCATGTCGTTACCAGGGCGAGAATCATCAAACTGGCCTCGGTAGGCAAGAAGAAGTTTGCGATCAAATACATAAAAATCAGGGGTACAGGCTGCCTGATAGGCTTTTGCGACTTCCTGGGTTTCATCAAAAAGATAGGGGAAGGGATACATTTCCGCTATTGCGGTTCGTTTCATGTTCAACGGAGAATCATCAGGGTATTGTTCCGTATTATTTGAATTAATTGCAAAAAAACGAACATCACTGTTCGCGTAATCATTTGCAAGGCGCGTTAACTCTTTATTAATATGTTTCACATAAGGGCAATGATTGCATATAAACATAACAACGGTCACTTTGCTATTGTGTTCATTATTCAGTGAAATGGTTTTCCCGCTGACTGTATCAGGGAGAGAGAAATGAGGTGCCGGGGTTCCCAACGGCAGCATATTTGACGGTGTTTTAGCCATAAAATCTCCAACATCATAATATATATAATTTTGCAACAGCAATCAGGGCAAACAAAGAGTTCATAATAGCCCATAATAACGCAATGGATTGCTTGGCAGAACGATGAAACGCGTAAAAAGCTACCGCGCTACTGCCGCTAAAAAAGACCCATTGATTCTCGTAAGCAAAACCGACTGAAAGCACGGCAATGCCGGCAATACCAATTACAATATAAAAATTATTTAGTTGTCCACTTAAATAATAAAAAATCAGTAATTGCAGACACAGTAATACGGGTAAGGCAAATTGCAAATTTGGTCCAATATGAAGCAAGATGGCTCCGTGCCCCCCCATTAATATAATTTCGAGTGCTATGAAATAAAAAATTTTGAAATAAATTGCGGTTAGTAATAATAGGCCCGATCCGATAACATAATAAATTTGAGGGTATGTTTGCGAGAGGCCTAGTAAGGAAATGACAGCACCAATAATGCCTGTGGCCAGGAATAGTTTGTTATTAGTAACGATGCTCTCTCTACCAGCGCAGGTAGATTCCTTTTGATGCGGCTTCATGAATAACCTGTCGTTGCGATTTATTAATAGAAACCCAGTAATTGCCCATGTTGCTTAAAGCAAACTTGACCCTTGGATATTGACACACATCCAGAACATCACGGCAATCAACTTTGGCAGTATTGTTTTTTTCAATGGAAAAGCACTGGAAATGCAAATTCTCTACATCTGAAGCAAAGCCGGCCCAGTTTTCAGGGTTTAACCGCGCTGTCAGAGTTGGGCTCATAAACACGTCCCTTGTTTCAACCCGTTGTAATTCAATGGTGTGTTTACTGCGATTTTGAACCAGATAAAACGTCTGATTGCCGTTATCATTCAATATGAGAAAGTTCTCACTATATCCAAAACCGGTGACTTCACATCCGTGAGGATAGGGGTCTGCATGCACTGTTGTATAAAAAAATAATGTTGTTAGCAATGCGGCAGTATAATAATGGCGAAAACAGAACATATTAAATCCTCTGATTTATCTAATATGGATATATTAATAAGTCTTGCTAAAAAAGTGAACTGGGCATTTAATGTTTATTCGCCGAAGTACGCAGTATAAGCAATGGTGAAAATGTTCTGTAAATACTTAAACACAAATACATAACCACGTACCCTATCGAAAGCGTGAGATAAATACGATCAATATTCGGGTAATTCCACAAAATCAGTCCGGAACTAATACCGTAAATCAGTGAAAAAATGTGCATCATGACCTTAAGAGCCCTGGATTCCGTCAAATAATCGAGGCGTGACGGATAGACGTATTTAATAGGAACAAAAATCAGCAGGCACAAGACAGACAGAATGATAGCGTTTGTGTACATGGTCGTGTTCAGAATAAACATATAAAACACGGTGATATTCCAGTAACAGGGGAACCCCTTGAAAAAATGATCCGGTGTTTTCGCGTCTGACTGGCAGAACTGATACGATGAAGTGATGGTAATGGCAATAATGATGGGTAGTATGAACCCGGCTGGCAACATGTTTGGCTTTACAAATAAAAAGAAACAGGGAGTAATGACATAATTCAGGTAATCGACAATGTTATCCAGTAATGAGCCATCAATTCCGGGAAGTACGGATTTTACCTTGACAAGCCGCGCCAGAGTCCCATCAATCGCATCTATAACCACAGCAATGGCCATAAACCACAGAGCCTGAACATAATCGTTTTGATAAATTTTTATTAGTGTAAGAAGGCCGAAGCACGCGGCACTGGCTGTAAAAGCATGAACCCCCCAGGCAACCAGATAATGAAAGGGGTGGTAACCTGGCATTCTATTTGTCATCCAATTATCCTGATATGGGTAGTTATGTTTCAAAAAAGCAACAGCGCTTCAATACTTGCAAAATAGTATCAACAATTAGGGCGTGTCATCAATTAGTTTTTTGAATGGGGGGTCGGATGCTCCCGCCTTTTCCCTGATTTTGAGCTGTGGGTATTTTGTTCCAGCCCCAAATCATGCAAACTTATCCGTTTCACCTGTAAAAATATATAATGTATAAAAAGGTTATGCAACGCTTCGGCTTTTTCACCGATGAAAACTCTCCCGCCCTGACTGTGTTATTGCTGGGGTCTCCCGGCAGTGGTAAAACAACTCTTTTAGCAAACGTAACCGATATAAAAACGCTAAAAGCAACGTCTGATGTGGAGGCGCCATTTTATTGCGAGCCATTTGCCATAAAGGAACACGACATAGCGTGGAACGGTACGTCATGCAAAGTGATTGAGCTGGCTCACGTTGAGTATGAATCATTGACAGATTGCGCGAATGAACTGAAGAAAAAATATCCTTTTATAGACATCGTGTACTTGTGTATGGATATAACAAATTTAAGGGATGGCCGTGATAAGCCGCAACTGGTCGTGCTGAACGAGTTAGATCACTGGCTTGAAAAAACGGTCTTTCTATTCACAAAAACGAATAAACTTTTTAATGAGGAAACAGAAAGCTACTCCGCAAAAAGACTGGAAATCAGGGAGAAGGATATCAGGACGTTCCTGACGGACTATCTGGAAGTGGCAAAAGAGTCAGCGGAAAAAATATGTTTTTATCAAGCAGGCGATAGCTTGCTTGAGGCAAAGGATAAAACCTCGCAACACGACATGGGAAATTGGCTTGAAGCCATTCGCCTGGCGACAGCTCGAATCCTGACGGCAAGAAAGGATTTAAAAAATTTTACGGATGCTTTGGAGAGAAAACTCGATAGCAAGGAATTCAATTTATGATATGTGCCTATGCTTCGTGCCGGTTGCAGAGTTAATTTCATGGTCTACACTTTGCACATTGATGATCGGCTCTGTGAACAAAAATTTTCACAGCTGCAAATACGGCTAATTGGCGCCATTATGTCTTTGAATTCGTTAAATAGAGCCAGCTATTCGCCTCATTCAAAGACATAATGGCACTCAATTATCCACATTTTCGCTATGTGAAAAAATTTGTTCACAAAGCCTAGAGAGAGATAAAAGAATGAGTATCCAGACAATCAATCCAGCTACGGGAAAAAATCTTGCCCAGTATGATGAGATGCAGGACGCTGAAATTAATGATTTTGTTAATAAATCGCACGAGGCATTTGTACACTGGAGAGAAAAGTCCTTCTCTCACCGCAGTCAATTAATGACCGGTATGGCTAATTTGCTGAGGCAAAGAAAGCGGGAGCTTGCCGTTTTAATAGCCAGTGAAATGGGTAAACCTGTCACCCAGGGTATTGGAGAAATTGAAAAATGCGCCTGGTTATGTGAGCATTACGCAGAAAATACTGAGAGCTATTTGCAACCGAAACTTGTAAAAACGGAATTAACAAAGTCTATGGTATGCTATCAGCCTCTTGGTGTTATCTTGGCCATCATGCCATGGAATTTCCCTTTCTGGCAGGTTTATCGATGTGCCGTGCCTGCCTTGATGGCGGGCAATGCCATTATTTTAAAACATGCTCCCATTACCACCGGTTGCGGACAGGAAATTTACAAGTTGTTTGCGGATGCGGATTTTCCTGGATTTCTTTTCCAGCATGCCATTGCCGATAATGATGTCGCGGCCGGCCTGATTGCACATAAGCTGATAAGAGGTTTAAGTTTCACCGGTAGTGACAAGGCGGGTCGGATTGTTGCGTCTCGTGCCGCAGAGCATCTGAAGAAAACGGTATTGGAACTTGGCGGCAATGATCCTTATCTGGTACTGGAAGATGCGGATATCGATCTGGCCGCGGAGAGTATTATATCCTCCCGGCTTAATAATTGCGGGCAAGTCTGTATTGCGGCCAAACGAGTAATTGCTCATCAGGCCATATATGATGAACTCCTTGCCAGGCTTCAAAACCTCATGAAACGTTATAAAATGAACTCGCCGCTTGATGAGGATGCCAATTTGGGACCAATGGCCAGAGAGGATTTGCGAAACAATATCCACGAGCAAGTACTTATGAGCATCAGGGAAGGGGCCAAATTGATGGCCGGCGGCGAAATTCCTGATGGGGCGGGGTTTTACTATCCTCCCACGCTGCTTGCGGATGTGAAGCCCGGTATGACTGCTTTTGAAGAGGAGTTATTTGGCCCCGTAGTGGTTATTGTCCGTGCTAAAAGCGAAAAAGAGGCTATCCAGTTAGCAAACGATAGCCGTTTTGGTCTTGCTGGTGCCGTTTTTACCAGAGACATCGAACGCGGCGAGGAAATTGCCAGAAACCAACTGGAAGTCGGAACGTGCTGTATCAACACATTTGTAGCGTCTGATCCGCGTTTGCCCTTTGGTGGAATAAAAAATTCCGGGTATGGGCGTGAATTATCCAGGGAAGGTTTGCTAGAATTTGTCAATATCAAGACAATCGGAATTCGATAAATACCAAATGACTGATAAATTAATTTACATTTCTTCCGTGCGACAGAGAATGGACTGCTATCAAGGGGATAATTTATGGCAATCCTACATAATATCGACCGCTAAGAACGGATTGGGTGAACAGATGGGCAGTGAATGTACTCCCAGGGGCTGGCATCGCATCCATGCGCGTATTGGTCTTGATGCGCCCGTAAACAGTGTTTTTGTCGCCCGAAGGTGGACCGGAGAAATCTATTCACAAGCCCTGGCTGAACAATTTCCGGCCAGAGACTGGATTCTAACGCGTATTTTGCAGTTGGATGGCCTGGAAGCAGGTCGTAATCAGGGAGGCCAGGTTGATAGTTTACAACGATATATATACATACATGGCACCCCTGATACTACTTCAATGGGGGTAGTGGGTTCTCGTGGATGTATTCGAATGCGCAATCATGACATGATAGAGTTAGCGGCATGGTCGGAGGTGGAAACTCGAGTTTTTATCGAGTAAAAGCAAAAAAGAATTACTCTGCCACCGGTTTGAGATAAAATATTACATCGTAAGCGGTGTAAGTTCATTTATAGAAGTATATAATTCGCTCCAGCTAATTTTCGTGCCTAATAGAGGTGAGTGCATGTCCTACAAATTCGAAGAAGGTAAAGATTTAATCATTAAAGCTATTGTTGATAAATTAAACCAAAAAATGAACGAGGAACAAGCGGTTCTTTGTTCGGAATTTGTACGGCAATTTTATAGTACCGTTGCGCTGGATGACTTAAACGAATGGAATATTGAAGATCTTTATGGTGCTGCCGTTAATTTCTGGTCACTGATTCAGCATCGGGCCCCGGATGAAACCAAAATCCGGATTTATAATCCGGATTTTGAAAGGCATGGCTGGCAGACGACTCACACGGTTGTTGAAGTCCTTACCAATGATATGGCTTTCCTGGTTGACTCATTGCGGATGGTCATTAACCGGATGGGGTTGGAATCACACCTTGTTATACATATGGGAGGGCTGACCCTTAAACGTGATTCCAAACATCAGGTCGTGGAGGTTTTGCCAAGAAACTCCACAGTGGAGCCCGATCCTTCACAAGGCATTACGGTAGAGGCTCCTGTATTTATCGAAATTAACAGACAAACCGATCCCACCATACTTGAAGAATTACATCGCCACTTTGATCGGGTGCTTGAGGACAATCGTGCCGTGGTAGAGGATTGGCATGCCATGCGTGAAAAAGTACGTGAGGCTATTGAAGAGCTGGAAGGTGCGCCAACGGTACTTGATCCGGCTGAAGCGGAAGAAACCAAGGCCTTTCTTCACTGGATTGAAGATCATCATTTTACCTTTCTTGGCATCCGGGATTATGAACTGGTTCACAAAGGGCAGGAAACCATCTTGCAGCCTTTGCCGGAAACAGGGCTTGGTGTACTTCGTCCGAGTCTGAGCAAA contains these protein-coding regions:
- a CDS encoding thioredoxin family protein, producing the protein MAKTPSNMLPLGTPAPHFSLPDTVSGKTISLNNEHNSKVTVVMFICNHCPYVKHINKELTRLANDYANSDVRFFAINSNNTEQYPDDSPLNMKRTAIAEMYPFPYLFDETQEVAKAYQAACTPDFYVFDRKLLLAYRGQFDDSRPGNDMEVNGASIRHALDCLLSDKAVDGEQKPSLGCNIKWKN
- the pcsA gene encoding phosphatidylcholine synthase, translating into MTNRMPGYHPFHYLVAWGVHAFTASAACFGLLTLIKIYQNDYVQALWFMAIAVVIDAIDGTLARLVKVKSVLPGIDGSLLDNIVDYLNYVITPCFFLFVKPNMLPAGFILPIIIAITITSSYQFCQSDAKTPDHFFKGFPCYWNITVFYMFILNTTMYTNAIILSVLCLLIFVPIKYVYPSRLDYLTESRALKVMMHIFSLIYGISSGLILWNYPNIDRIYLTLSIGYVVMYLCLSIYRTFSPLLILRTSANKH
- a CDS encoding GTPase domain-containing protein, whose protein sequence is MYKKVMQRFGFFTDENSPALTVLLLGSPGSGKTTLLANVTDIKTLKATSDVEAPFYCEPFAIKEHDIAWNGTSCKVIELAHVEYESLTDCANELKKKYPFIDIVYLCMDITNLRDGRDKPQLVVLNELDHWLEKTVFLFTKTNKLFNEETESYSAKRLEIREKDIRTFLTDYLEVAKESAEKICFYQAGDSLLEAKDKTSQHDMGNWLEAIRLATARILTARKDLKNFTDALERKLDSKEFNL
- a CDS encoding NAD-dependent succinate-semialdehyde dehydrogenase; the protein is MSIQTINPATGKNLAQYDEMQDAEINDFVNKSHEAFVHWREKSFSHRSQLMTGMANLLRQRKRELAVLIASEMGKPVTQGIGEIEKCAWLCEHYAENTESYLQPKLVKTELTKSMVCYQPLGVILAIMPWNFPFWQVYRCAVPALMAGNAIILKHAPITTGCGQEIYKLFADADFPGFLFQHAIADNDVAAGLIAHKLIRGLSFTGSDKAGRIVASRAAEHLKKTVLELGGNDPYLVLEDADIDLAAESIISSRLNNCGQVCIAAKRVIAHQAIYDELLARLQNLMKRYKMNSPLDEDANLGPMAREDLRNNIHEQVLMSIREGAKLMAGGEIPDGAGFYYPPTLLADVKPGMTAFEEELFGPVVVIVRAKSEKEAIQLANDSRFGLAGAVFTRDIERGEEIARNQLEVGTCCINTFVASDPRLPFGGIKNSGYGRELSREGLLEFVNIKTIGIR
- a CDS encoding L,D-transpeptidase, with amino-acid sequence MTDKLIYISSVRQRMDCYQGDNLWQSYIISTAKNGLGEQMGSECTPRGWHRIHARIGLDAPVNSVFVARRWTGEIYSQALAEQFPARDWILTRILQLDGLEAGRNQGGQVDSLQRYIYIHGTPDTTSMGVVGSRGCIRMRNHDMIELAAWSEVETRVFIE